The following are encoded together in the Glycine soja cultivar W05 chromosome 5, ASM419377v2, whole genome shotgun sequence genome:
- the LOC114411718 gene encoding probable splicing factor, arginine/serine-rich 6 isoform X2: MTMDDDSSIYVGGLPYDATEETIRTVFNLYGAILDVKIINDPRTRGKCYCFVTFTNPRSAIDAINDMNGRTIDGRVVKVNGVRTRGGRSNFGRERYYYHNDERNGDWDRSRDRDRDYDHDSNDRDGYRNRSSDWGRDRDRSRDRDQDRDRRFEHMHDYDQAREAMLENDWIREDDRVENEQEHSRGHGGDVDRDHNIDLNVDRKMDRTSDPDRSFGEDRKDQSRRNNDLNVTNQHIMDLSSDSAGTHNEQVSQMEEGLEEKRLHVKELQKQSKKLEDAVINAKKNSSYRQMQLMKLHKGFLQVKDCTEKLKTSEKELQALIDTAMSEIDCDGLKDGQLTNGSLDGRL, translated from the exons atgacgATGGACGATGATAGCTCCATATATGTAGGGGGTCTTCCCTACGACGCCACCGAAGAAACCATTCGCACCGTCTTCAATTTGTATGGCGCTATCCTTGATGTTAAG ataatCAACGACCCACGCACCAGGGGCAAGTGCTATTGTTTTGTTACTTTCACAAATCCTAGGTCTGCAATTGATGCCATCAACGACATGAATGGCAGa ACCATTGACGGCCGTGTGGTTAAAGTTAACGGGGTGAGGACTCGTGGGGGCAGGTCAAATTTTGGCAGAGAACGTTATTACTATCATAATGATGAGAGGAATGGAGATTGGGATCGCAGTAGGGATCGAGACCGAGATTATGATCATGATAGTAATGATAGGGATGGATATAGGAATCGGAGCAGTGATTGGGGTCGAGACCGTGACAGGTCTCGAGATCGTGATCAGGACAGGGATAGAAGGTTTGAGCATATGCATGATTATGATCAAGCCAGAGAAGCTATGCTAGAAAATGACTGGATCCGAGAGGATGATAGAGttgaaaatgaacaagaacATAGCAGGGGACATGGTGGAGATGTTGATAGAGATCACAACATAGATTTGAATGTAGACAGGAAAATGGATAGGACCAGTGATCCTGATAGAAGTTTTGGTGAGGATAGAAAAGATCAGTCAAGGAGAAACAATGA CTTGAATGTTACAAATCAACATATCATGGATCTTTCATCAGATTCAGCTGGTACTCACAATGAGCAG GTTTCTCAGATGGAAGAGGGATTGGAAGAGAAAAGACTCCATGTTAAGGAATTACAAAAGCAATCTAAG AAACTGGAGGATGCAGTGATCAATGCAAAGAAAAACTCTTCATATCGTCAGATGCAGTTGATGAAG CTGCATAAAGGTTTTCTGCAAGTGAAAGATTgcacagaaaaactaaaaactagtgAAAAAGAACTTCAG GCTCTAATTGATACAGCAATGTCAGAGATTGACTGTGATGGATTAAAGGATGGACAACTAACAAATGGAAGTCTTGATGGTAGATTGTAA
- the LOC114411719 gene encoding myb family transcription factor EFM-like encodes MASPSELSLDCKPQSYSLLLKSFGDQTDHSYKLEEFLNRLEEERLKIDAFKRELPLCMQLLTNAMEASRQQLQAFKVNHGAKPVLEEFIPMKHLASESSEKATNMSDKANWMTSAQLWSQASSEGTKQQPPITTLKESDIGFSISPKLALDNKQRNGGGAFLPFSKERNSCQGSTLRPLPELVLASAEKEMEDKKRAEVEIKGVSCQSRKENSGSDGAVVDQGKGGSPVASSHAQTTTTTTSAQTHRKARRCWSPDLHRRFVNALQMLGGSQVATPKQIRELMKVDGLTNDEVKSHLQKYRLHTRRPSPSPQAGAAAPQLVVLGGIWVPPEYATAAHTATPTLYGAHPTSHAPPPHYCAATPMPQDFYTAAPPQPLLPPPPQHHNALHHLHMYKAASHGHGSPESDVPGGGERSESIEDGKSESSSWKGESGENEGERKGIGEESNGSEITLKF; translated from the exons ATGGCATCACCCTCAGAACTAAGTCTGGATTGCAAGCCTCAAAGCTATTCCTTGCTACTCAAATCATTTGGAGATCAAACTGATCATTCCTACAAGCTTGAAGAATTCCTCAATCGCTTGGAGGAAGAACGCCTCAAGATTGATGCTTTCAAGCGCGAGCTTCCTCTCTGCATGCAACTTCTCACCAATG CCATGGAAGCTTCAAGGCAGCAACTTCAGGCCTTTAAAGTAAACCATGGAGCAAAGCCAGTTCTGGAAGAATTCATACCCATGAAGCACTTAGCCTCAGAGAGCTCAGAGAAGGCAACAAACATGTCTGACAAGGCAAATTGGATGACATCAGCACAACTATGGAGCCAAGCATCAAGCGAAGGAACCAAACAACAACCACCAATCACAACCCTTAAAGAATCTGATATAGGCTTCAGCATAAGCCCAAAGTTGGCTCttgacaacaaacaaaggaacGGTGGAGGAGCCTTCCTTCCATTCTCCAAAGAGAGAAACTCTTGCCAGGGCTCTACATTGCGGCCTCTCCCTGAACTTGTTCTTGCCTCTGCGGAGAAAGAAATGGAGGATAAGAAACGTGCAGAGGTAGAAATTAAGGGAGTTTCGTGTCAGAGTAGGAAGGAGAATTCAGGAAGTGATGGAGCTGTGGTTGATCAAGGAAAAGGTGGTAGCCCAGTTGCATCGTCTCATGCACAAACAACCACAACCACTACTAGTGCACAAACTCATAGGAAAGCTAGAAGGTGTTGGTCACCAGACCTGCACCGAAGATTTGTTAATGCTCTTCAAATGCTTGGTGGATCACAAG TGGCGACCCCAAAACAGATAAGGGAGTTGATGAAGGTTGACGGTTTGACCAATGATGAAGTAAAAAGCCATTTGCAG AAATATAGGCTTCACACAAGAAGACCCAGTCCAAGTCCTCAAGCGGGTGCAGCAGCACCACAGCTTGTGGTCCTCGGCGGAATCTGGGTCCCACCGGAATATGCCACGGCGGCACACACAGCCACCCCTACTCTCTACGGCGCCCACCCAACCTCTCACGCGCCGCCGCCACACTACTGCGCCGCCACTCCCATGCCACAAGACTTCTACACCGCGGCGCCGCCCCAGCCGCTGCTTCCGCCACCTCCGCAGCACCACAACGCTTTGCACCACCTGCACATGTACAAGGCGGCGTCCCACGGCCATGGATCGCCGGAATCTGACGTTCCCGGCGGCGGGGAGCGGTCGGAGAGTATTGAGGATGGCAAGTCGGAGAGTAGCAGCTGGAAGGGGGAGAGTGGGGAGAACGAAGGGGAGAGGAAAGGGATTGGTGAAGAGAGCAATGGGAGTGAGATCACTCTCAAATTCTAG
- the LOC114411718 gene encoding serine/threonine-protein kinase prpf4B-like isoform X1 has translation MTMDDDSSIYVGGLPYDATEETIRTVFNLYGAILDVKIINDPRTRGKCYCFVTFTNPRSAIDAINDMNGRTIDGRVVKVNGVRTRGGRSNFGRERYYYHNDERNGDWDRSRDRDRDYDHDSNDRDGYRNRSSDWGRDRDRSRDRDQDRDRRFEHMHDYDQAREAMLENDWIREDDRVENEQEHSRGHGGDVDRDHNIDLNVDRKMDRTSDPDRSFGEDRKDQSRRNNDLNVTNQHIMDLSSDSAGTHNEQLEAQLERSTQQLDQLKKEVSQMEEGLEEKRLHVKELQKQSKKLEDAVINAKKNSSYRQMQLMKLHKGFLQVKDCTEKLKTSEKELQALIDTAMSEIDCDGLKDGQLTNGSLDGRL, from the exons atgacgATGGACGATGATAGCTCCATATATGTAGGGGGTCTTCCCTACGACGCCACCGAAGAAACCATTCGCACCGTCTTCAATTTGTATGGCGCTATCCTTGATGTTAAG ataatCAACGACCCACGCACCAGGGGCAAGTGCTATTGTTTTGTTACTTTCACAAATCCTAGGTCTGCAATTGATGCCATCAACGACATGAATGGCAGa ACCATTGACGGCCGTGTGGTTAAAGTTAACGGGGTGAGGACTCGTGGGGGCAGGTCAAATTTTGGCAGAGAACGTTATTACTATCATAATGATGAGAGGAATGGAGATTGGGATCGCAGTAGGGATCGAGACCGAGATTATGATCATGATAGTAATGATAGGGATGGATATAGGAATCGGAGCAGTGATTGGGGTCGAGACCGTGACAGGTCTCGAGATCGTGATCAGGACAGGGATAGAAGGTTTGAGCATATGCATGATTATGATCAAGCCAGAGAAGCTATGCTAGAAAATGACTGGATCCGAGAGGATGATAGAGttgaaaatgaacaagaacATAGCAGGGGACATGGTGGAGATGTTGATAGAGATCACAACATAGATTTGAATGTAGACAGGAAAATGGATAGGACCAGTGATCCTGATAGAAGTTTTGGTGAGGATAGAAAAGATCAGTCAAGGAGAAACAATGA CTTGAATGTTACAAATCAACATATCATGGATCTTTCATCAGATTCAGCTGGTACTCACAATGAGCAG TTAGAAGCTCAATTAGAGAGGTCAACTCAACAGCTTGATCAACTAAAAAAGGAG GTTTCTCAGATGGAAGAGGGATTGGAAGAGAAAAGACTCCATGTTAAGGAATTACAAAAGCAATCTAAG AAACTGGAGGATGCAGTGATCAATGCAAAGAAAAACTCTTCATATCGTCAGATGCAGTTGATGAAG CTGCATAAAGGTTTTCTGCAAGTGAAAGATTgcacagaaaaactaaaaactagtgAAAAAGAACTTCAG GCTCTAATTGATACAGCAATGTCAGAGATTGACTGTGATGGATTAAAGGATGGACAACTAACAAATGGAAGTCTTGATGGTAGATTGTAA